In Bradyrhizobium sp. 170, the DNA window GCGTTGTCACGAGATAGAACAGGCACAACCCGAAGCCGGCAATAATGCCGCAGACCGCGCCCGTCGCCGTCGTGCGTTTCCACCAGACGCCCATTACGAGGGCCGGGAAGTTGCCGGCCATCGCCAGCGAGAACGCCCAGCCGACCATGGCCAGGATGTCGCCGGGTTTGGTTGCCGCTGTCGCAGCCGCGATCACGGCGACGACCACAAGGAGAGCGCGAGCCACCGTGAGCCGACGCATGGTCGGCGCGTTGGGGTCGATCATCTTGTAGTAAACGTCGTGCGACAGCGCGTTTGCGATGGCGAGCAGCAGCCCGTCAGCGGTGGACAGCGCGGCGGCGAGACCGCCGGCAGCGACCAGACCCGAGATCACATACGGAAGTCCCGCGATCTCAGGCGTGGAGAGCACGATCACGTCGGTGTTGATGATGAAGTCCTGCAGTCTGACGACACCGGGATGTCCGGCAATCGCTTTGCACGCCGCAACGATGGCGTCGATGCTGCCTGCGTTCTTGCCGCAGATCTGGATCAGCCCGAGTTCACCCCAGTTGAACAGCCAGGGACGAATGGCCGTCAGATCCCGTCCGATGATGTTGGTGTAAACTTCCAGCTTGGAGAACGCTGCGTAGGCCGGCGCCGAGAAGTAAAGCAGGAAGATGAACAGCAACGACCACGCCACGGACTGGCGCGCTTCACGCACCGACGGGGTGGTGAAATAACGCATCAGGATGTGCGGCAACGAAGCCGTGCCGACCATCATGCACATGATGATTCCAAAGAAGTTGAGCGGGCTATAGTTGATGAAGGGCTGAATGTGCGGCTTCAGCGCTGCGACTGTCGTCAGACCCGCCGCCAGCATTTGTTGCTCGCGCGCGGTAATATCCACAATCGCCTGTCCGTAAGTGAGTTGGGGGATCGGAATTCCGTACTTCGTGGTGGACAGGATAACGATCGGAGTCAGATAGGCGATGATTAGCACGATGTATTGTGCGATCTGCGTCCAGGTCACCGCCCGCATGCCCCCCAGCATCGCGCAGAGCAGGATGCCGACAAGTCCGGCAAAAACGGCAAGTTCGAACTGCATCCCGAGGAATCGCGAGGCAATCAGGCCGGTGCCGTAGATTTGCGCCGTCACATAGGTGAAGGAGCAGGCAACCAGCACGATCACGCCGAGCGCACGGGCGAAATTGCCGCCGTACCGGAACGACAGGAAGTCGGGCACGGTATAGGCGCCGAACTTGCGCAGGTATGGCCCGATCAGGATCGACACCAGCACAAATCCGCCGGTCCACCCGAGCACCCATGCCAGCCCGTCATAGCCAAGCAGGAACAAGGTGCCGGCCATGCCGACAAAGGACGCCGCCGACATCCAGTCGGCGCCGGTTGCCATGCCGTTGTAGAAAGCCGGGACACGCCGTCCGGCGACGTAATACTCCGAGACCTCCGCTGTTCGCGTCATCACGCCGATGATGGCGTAGACGGCGAGCGTGAAGAAAACGAACAGGTAGCCGAGGATCTTGTTTGGAACGCCAACCTGCTCGAGAACCGCGAGCAGGAGGATGAATCCGATGAAGCCGCCGGTATAAGTACCGTACATCTTGCCCAGATTCTTGATGAAGTCTGAGGTGCTGGCAGAAGCTTGTGTGGCCATGATCTCTTCCCCCTCAATCTTCCTCGGCAAAGCCGTATTCGCGATCAATCTTGTCCTGCTGTTTTGCGAACATGAACAGCATGACCACGAACACGATGAGCGAGCCTTGCGCGGCCATGTAGAAGCCGAGCGGAAAACCGAGAATCGGAATGATGATATTGTTGAGCGGCTTCACGAACATGTGGATGACGAAGCCGAAGAAGAACCAGATGCCGAGATGCGTGAACATCAGGCGCGATGTCTTCGCCCAATGTGCTTCTTCTTTCGCTTTCAGATCAGTGGAGTTAGCCATGAGCTGCAAATCCTCCCTCAAGACCCCGGTCGGCAATGCGCCGGGATTGAATGATCGAGGGGAATGCAATCCCTTCAGTGCGGCGCCCCCCATGCCGCGGCTTCAACCGGTCTTGAGCCGGTTTGGAGTCAACGAAGGCTAACACCAGCGGCGGTTCCAACTCGATAATACTTTGGGGGAATAAGAAGTATGCTGCAGCTGCTAAGAGCGGCAATGCAGCACTTGAGCGTGCGAGCTTGGCAAATGCCGGATAGACTGGCGAACCGGCCTGGTCCATTTGGCAGGAAAGAGTGCGATGAAGCTGTTCGAAAAGTTGTTTCGCCCACGTCCGCCGATTCGCGACCGGGAAGAGCTTGCCGACTTCATCGACGCGCAATCGGCCTTTATCGTGCAAAAGGGCATCTACGAATACTCGCGTGCGCGGGCAGGTCACTACGCCAAGGTTCTGTTTGCCGAAGAGGGATTCGCGCTATCCGTCGAGCACGCTCGCTGGCAGGCCTTTCCGCTGGGCCTCTCGATGGTCGGTGAAATGGTCGAGGGGGTGCTGGCTTTCCAATCCGAGATGCCGCGCCGCCAAATGCTCGACCAGCTGATATCAGTCGTTCTTTCGGTTCTCGACCGCTATCCCGTTCCGCCGTCGATTGGAGAAGAGGCATGGCTGGCTGCGCGCAGCAACCTGGCGCATCGGCTTGATCTCGTCGGAGGGCACGCCCCCAAACGCGTGATGGACATTCCCGAGCCGCTGGCGGAAGCCTATTTTGCAATGATGCCGATCCACGAGAAACTGCGCGGACGGGATTTCCAGACCACGCGGAATTATCTCCGGGTCAGCCTGTGCAACATCCACGACGAATTGATCTCGCGCATGGACAGGGCGGCGCTGGAACGGGCAATGACGACGGCTGCCGTGGCATAGTTCTTCGATCATCACCCCGCGTGCGGCTGCCGGCAGGGAGAGGCGATGGACAGGACAGGTGGCGTCGTCCCGCTTTTGTCGATCGACGCCGTTGTCATCGATACCGAGACCACCGGGCTCGATCCACGCAAGGCGCGGGTGATTGAGCTGGCCGGCGTGCGATTGTCGGCCGGAAAGCTGGTGGCCGGCGACAAGTTCCGTCAGTTGCTGCGCCCGGCCGGTCAAGCGATTCCCGCCGAGACGACCCGCATTCACGGCATCGACGATGCCATGGTGGCCGGCTCGCCATTGTTCGCCGATGTCTGGCCGCGGTTCACCGCGTTTCTCGGTCAGGCGGTCGTGATCGGGCATTCGGTCGGATTCGATCTTGCGGTGCTGAGGCGGGAATGCGACCTCGCCGGTTTGCCGTGGACACGACCACGCACGCTCGACACGCGGCTGCTGGCGCAGATTGCCGCACCGGAACTAGTCGGCTATTCGGTGGAAGAACTCGCCGCATGGCTCGGTGTCGACGTCGCGGGCAGGCATTCCGCGCTCGGCGATGCCACGACGGCGGCGCGGATGTTTCTGGCGCTGGTGCCGAAGCTGCGTGACCACGGCATCCGCACCATCGCCGAGGCCGAACGGGCCTGCCTCGCCCTCACCTCCGTACTCGACGATCAGGCGCGGAGCGGCTGGATCGAGGCCGTCGCGGCTCCGGAGCGCGCCGATGCTGAACGCATCCTGAAGCGCTTCGACAGCTACGCCTATCGGCATCGCAATCGCGACATCATGCGGACGCCTCCGGTCTTTGTGGAGGCCGACATTTCAGTCCGCGACGTGCTCGCGCGGCTTGCGAGCGAAAGAATATCGGCTGTCTTCGTGGCGCCGCATGCAGTTGCCGGCGTCGTCAAGGCGGCGGAAGCGGGCATTGTCACGGAACGCGACCTGCTATCTGCGATCGACCGGTTCGGCGCCGCCGCGCTCGATTTGCCGGTCGAACAAATCACGAGCCGGCCGCTGGCTGCGGTCCTCGATGACGCGTTCGTCTATCGAGCAATCGGCCGCATGAACCGTCTCAAGACCCGCCACCTCGGCGTCGTCGATGAGGCAGGCCACGTGGTCGGCGCATTGTCCGCGCGTGACCTGCTCCGCCTGCGCGCCGGGGAGGCTATTTCGCTTGGCGAGGAGATCGATGATGCGGTGGACGCACACGGCCTGGCGGTTGCCTGGGCCAAGCTGCCGGGGGTCGCGGAAGCGCTGCTCGCCGAGGGACTCTCCGGCCGGGATATAGCGGAAGTGATTTCCCGCGAACTCGGTGGGCTCACCGGGCAGGCCGCCGCGATCGCCGAGCGAATCATGCGGGAACGCGGCGAGGGCGGCCCGCCATGCCGCTACGCAACGATCGTTCTTGGATCGGCCGGTCGCGGCGAAAGCCTGCTGGCGATGGACCAGGACAATGCCGTCATTTTCGAACAGGGTGAGCCGGAGGGTCGCGAGGATCGTTGGTTCGCGGCCTTGGGGACGCTGGTCGCGGATATCCTGCACGAGGCCGGCGTGCCCTACTGCAAGGGCGGCGTCATGGCAAAGAATCCGCCCTGGCGCGGCTCGGTCGCGACCTGGCAGAGCCGGATCGACCACTGGATCGCGCGATCCGATCCCAAGGACCTGCTGTCCGTGGATATTTTCTTCGACCTGCGCGCCGTCCACGGCGACGGCAGTCTTGCGGTCGCCGTGCGGCGGGCTGCCTTCGCCGCAGCCGAGGGGCAGGTTGCGTTCGCCAAGCTTCTGGTCGAGGGGATCAGCGTTCCCCGGAGCCTGAGATTTCTTGGCGGCATCCGGACCGAAGAGGGCCGCATCGATCTAAAGAGGGCAGGACTGTTCGGGGTCGTTTCCGCAGCGCGCGCCATGGCGATCCGCTATCACGTGATGGATCGATCGACGCCGGCTCGATTAGCCGGCGTAAAGGCGTTGCTCCATGTCAGCGAAACGGATCTGGACGCGCTTGGCGAAGCGCATGGCGTATTTCTCGATCTGATCGTGTCGCAGCAGGTTGAAGATGTCACTCACGGCATACCGCCCTCCAATGCCGTCTCGGTGAATCGGCTGTCAACTCACGACAGGGATCGGTTGCGGGCGGCGCTTGAAGCGGTAGCATCCGTCGACGAATTGCTTCGCGACGTCCTGTTCA includes these proteins:
- a CDS encoding DUF294 nucleotidyltransferase-like domain-containing protein yields the protein MDRTGGVVPLLSIDAVVIDTETTGLDPRKARVIELAGVRLSAGKLVAGDKFRQLLRPAGQAIPAETTRIHGIDDAMVAGSPLFADVWPRFTAFLGQAVVIGHSVGFDLAVLRRECDLAGLPWTRPRTLDTRLLAQIAAPELVGYSVEELAAWLGVDVAGRHSALGDATTAARMFLALVPKLRDHGIRTIAEAERACLALTSVLDDQARSGWIEAVAAPERADAERILKRFDSYAYRHRNRDIMRTPPVFVEADISVRDVLARLASERISAVFVAPHAVAGVVKAAEAGIVTERDLLSAIDRFGAAALDLPVEQITSRPLAAVLDDAFVYRAIGRMNRLKTRHLGVVDEAGHVVGALSARDLLRLRAGEAISLGEEIDDAVDAHGLAVAWAKLPGVAEALLAEGLSGRDIAEVISRELGGLTGQAAAIAERIMRERGEGGPPCRYATIVLGSAGRGESLLAMDQDNAVIFEQGEPEGREDRWFAALGTLVADILHEAGVPYCKGGVMAKNPPWRGSVATWQSRIDHWIARSDPKDLLSVDIFFDLRAVHGDGSLAVAVRRAAFAAAEGQVAFAKLLVEGISVPRSLRFLGGIRTEEGRIDLKRAGLFGVVSAARAMAIRYHVMDRSTPARLAGVKALLHVSETDLDALGEAHGVFLDLIVSQQVEDVTHGIPPSNAVSVNRLSTHDRDRLRAALEAVASVDELLRDVLFKG
- a CDS encoding DUF4212 domain-containing protein, whose amino-acid sequence is MANSTDLKAKEEAHWAKTSRLMFTHLGIWFFFGFVIHMFVKPLNNIIIPILGFPLGFYMAAQGSLIVFVVMLFMFAKQQDKIDREYGFAEED
- a CDS encoding sodium:solute symporter family protein; protein product: MATQASASTSDFIKNLGKMYGTYTGGFIGFILLLAVLEQVGVPNKILGYLFVFFTLAVYAIIGVMTRTAEVSEYYVAGRRVPAFYNGMATGADWMSAASFVGMAGTLFLLGYDGLAWVLGWTGGFVLVSILIGPYLRKFGAYTVPDFLSFRYGGNFARALGVIVLVACSFTYVTAQIYGTGLIASRFLGMQFELAVFAGLVGILLCAMLGGMRAVTWTQIAQYIVLIIAYLTPIVILSTTKYGIPIPQLTYGQAIVDITAREQQMLAAGLTTVAALKPHIQPFINYSPLNFFGIIMCMMVGTASLPHILMRYFTTPSVREARQSVAWSLLFIFLLYFSAPAYAAFSKLEVYTNIIGRDLTAIRPWLFNWGELGLIQICGKNAGSIDAIVAACKAIAGHPGVVRLQDFIINTDVIVLSTPEIAGLPYVISGLVAAGGLAAALSTADGLLLAIANALSHDVYYKMIDPNAPTMRRLTVARALLVVVAVIAAATAATKPGDILAMVGWAFSLAMAGNFPALVMGVWWKRTTATGAVCGIIAGFGLCLFYLVTTRYFPGAGVKYFGMTSLTSPLTGAPLVDIAKAMALPNAMESFPTLAHPMANKVGWFDLNNINCGLLGAPLGFAVIYIVSKLGKEPSAEMQAYVDEIRKPRGRTVLEERTT